Below is a window of Pochonia chlamydosporia 170 chromosome 7, whole genome shotgun sequence DNA.
GGGATGCAGATTTCGGACCCCACAGGAATGAGTGGCTGGCTGACGGATCCGAGGCAATTTGTCCGATGACGGGCAGTTTCATTACTCGGACGAATCCACTGGACTGCCACATGATTAACTTGGCTGGCGAACTGGTGTGGACGAATGCCCTGTAGTGGGTGGTAAGAGGGGATCGGGCATGATTGATAAGAGCGGGTTGTCTGCTTGACCTGGCTTGCATGCTTAGACTATAAATCTAGCCATATCTGCTGTATCTTGTCTGCAATAGCATCGCTTCTGACTTTTTTTACTTTTATTTCTGTTCATATTTGTATCAGAAGCAGCCAACATGGGCGACTTGACCATCAATCACGACCTCACAGTCCTGCTCAACGGCCAAATCTACCAATCACCAAGCAACAACACCCACGGCCCAACCTTTGCCTCATGCATGGTCATTCAAAACGGCACAATCCAGCACATCGGCTCCGAACAAGATGAGGCAGTAACTACCGCCAAAGAATCCGGCGCCGCCATCAAAGATCTCAACGGCCAAAAGGTCCTCCCTGGCTTCATTGACGGCCACTTACACCTTCTTCTCGTCGGCCAGTCCCTCACCAAAGTGAGCCTTGACGCATGCAAGAACCTGGATGATATTCGGTCAGAGATCAAAAAGTACGCCGAGTCCCATCCCGATGTCTCTCGCATCTTTTGTCGAGGATGGATGCATTCCATGACGCCGGAGGGAGTGGATGCCACACTCTTGGACGACATTGATCCACGGCCCATCTTTGTAGATACCAAGGATTTACATTCTACGTGGTGCAATTCGCTGGGGCTCAAGGAGATTCGGGAGGTCATGGATCTTAAAGATGATGCGCCTGATCCTGCTGGCGGGACTATCCAGCGTGGCAAGGATGGCAAACCGAACGGTGTGTTCAATGAAGGGGCAGTGTTTCAAATCATTTGGCCGTTTGTAGCGCGGGTAGCGAGTATGACGGAAAAGAAGGAGGCTATTCAATCTGCCTTCAAGGCGTTTAATGCAGTAGGATACACGGGCATGattgacatggccatggatgaGACTATTTGGGAGCCCttggtggagttgaggaACGACACAGGTGGCTTACAAGGCATGCGAGTAGCAGCATATTGGCTTATGAAGCCGAATGAATCACTGGAGGATGTCCTCGCGCAGGTTGATCGCGCTGCCGAGCTGGCGAAGCAGTACAATGCGGAAACGACGCCGGATTGTCGCATCGTGGGCGTCAAGGTCATTACCGACGGAATCATTGATGCGTGCACTGCATCACTGACAGAACCGTACTGTAACGGCGAGAACCCCGACTCCCTGTGGCCAGAAAGCGTCCTCCATCAGCTCGTTGCACGAGCCCATGCCGCAGGACTACAAGTCGCTCTCCACGCCATCGGCGACCGAACAATCCAAATGGCAATCGACGCGCTAGAAAAGAACACCGACAAATCACGACGTCCCCGCATCGAACATCTCGAACTCGCATCCGCCAGAGACGCCGCACGGCTCGGAAAACTTGGCATCACCGCATCCATCCAGCCCGTTCACTCTGATCCAGCCATTCTTCGCGCGTGGCCCCGTCTAATCGGCCACGACCGATGCAAAAGAGCTTTTGCCTATCGCGAGTTCTTAGATGGCGGTGCTCCTCTGGCGCTGGGATCTGATGCCCCCACTGCTCCTCATGAGCCCTTGCCAAACTTATACGTGGCTACTACGCGGCGCTCATATCGCGAGCCGGAGTTGGAAACAGTGATTAATCCGGAGTTTGCGCTGACGGTGTGTCAGGCCATTGCTGGTGCTACGCATGGGTCTGCGTATTCTAGTTTCTCGGATCAGTGGACGGGAAGCTTGAAGGCTGGGTTGAAGGCGGATTTTGTGGTGTGTGATGTTGATTTGACGCCGGCGAATCTTGTGAAAGGTGTGGTGAGGGAGACGTGGTTTGAGGGCAAACAGGTGTACCAAGCTAGTTAGGCTGTATGACAGAAAATCTAGATTTGTTTTACTGTGAGCGTAAAAGTAAAGTTTTGGAATAAAAATTGATCGGATTATGTTTTTGGTGTGAAGTCATGAGAAGTGAGTTgaaagtggtgatgtttgGTGTGTCAATGGGAGTTCTCCGGAAAAACCATTTCCCCACCTCGAAAATTACCAGAGCTACACCACCCAGCTCCATCCCGCGATCAACGACAACCGGCTTGTCGCGAACCGTTCCAACACACCCAACCACTTCGTTCACATATTCTGCCATCATGACTGGTcgcggtggtggcggcggtcGCCGCGTTTTGCTGCCTCCTATGTACGTATTATTCCTTCGATCACCAAGGCCTGCCCCGCGCTCGCGCTATCCTTGGGAGGCGGAAATGCTGACTTTACCCAGTAACATGATCTTTAAACTGCTTCAGTCGGTGAGTTTCGAACCGGTCCGAATTTATGCTTGCGATATTCTAGTCTCGCGACTGAGATGGTTGGCTGAgtgggctggtggtgtcttgCAAATGCACGATGGTCTTCGACGCGGCTCTCGAGCGAGCGAACCTgcaacttgaacttgtcTCCTGATGCCTGCCGTCGAACCTCGATGGAGTCGTGACTATGTTGCTCGGCATGTCGTACGCTTGCCAACACTGGCGACCAGTCTACCACCATACTTTCCTCAGACGCCGGACCGATTCTGAAGGCACGGTAGATATACAGCAGAAAACTAACCGTCGACAGAATGCCACAGTCAGTGTCTGGCTCTACGAGCAGCTCTCAATCCGAATTGAGGGCAAAATTCGAGTTAGTAACTAGCCCGACCACCCTCCATTGACAGTATCTGACCTCCACAGGGCTTTGACGAATTCATGAACCTCGTTATCGACGACGCCGTTGAGGTTGCTCAGAtcaccaagaccaacgaTAAAGAAACGAGACGGCCATTGGGTATGCATGACAACCGACCACTCATGGAACACAAGCTAACGTCATCCAGGCCAAATCTTGCTCAAGGGTGACAACGTATCACTGATCCAGAGTTTGTCAAACTAAATCTCGATCCGAAAAGATATCAGACCGAATCGACCTACACTAGACGGGGTGGTCAGACGGGATGTATGCCACGGCAGGTGTATGGCATGGTGGAAACCAGAATCTGAAAAATTGATGGGCGGTGGTTTCGGATGGCGTTAATTGTTATCCCTAGAGGGACTCTTTGGTCGTTTATTTGAGGCGCAATGTGAGAACATTTTCAGGACCCCCCTCGGCTATACTGTAGATTTCGCGCCTTGTGACTCTTTGAGGCGTGAACTCTTGATGCACGAGTTGGGGAGCATCTTGTCTTGCACACGCAGTCAGGAGTGGGATCACACACCTTGCTGGGCATTGATTCGGCGGTGTTAAACCCCCAGTGAGAGAAAATTGGTCCCATGATCGTCGGCAAACCTACGGGGTGGATGCCCAATTCCAAAGTGCAAAAGACAATCAGGAGGATCCTAGTGACTGCAGCTTGTATGGGTTGGTTGGCGACTGGTGGCCGTCGACTACCAGTCATGTAGTGCGTACGTACTCATCGCGCTTATCCATCAGGGCAACTCAAGtttatattaatatatactGTTGCGATAGAATAAGTGTCATTCTGTAAATTAGAGCAGCCTTTGTTGCCATACCTGAGTATCACGTCGGGCCAATCGAACCATGATGTGTGCTGAATGGCACGTCACTCATAATACATGCATGATCCAAAGAGTCGCAACcacaaaaatgacaagtTTAAGTTCGGTGCATTTTAAATAGCAAACTCGCAAACTCCTTAACGGTACATATAACCTTGCACCGCTGGCAACTTGCGCAGCTATTGTTTATTCCACTCCTGTTTAGGGTATGCCTCCAGCATCTGCGCTCCACCCGATTGGTTGAATGCATCAGTCTGGGTGCCCCACTGCTCCGTGACATGCATCTGCACAACTTCCATGATCCAAGCTCAACCTTTCGCGATCTCAACCGACGGAGCATGTTCATAGTGCGCTGAAATGCGCGAGTTCATGGACTATGTCCACAGCGCATTCTACGAGGCGACTGGCTGGAATCGCGATAACTCGTATGCGGCTCTCAACGCTACATCCGATGGTACGCCTTCgccaccttcttcaacaccctCAGAAAGACTCGCATGCTAACACTCTCCTATAGCGCTGTTAGACTTTCAGACCCCCCGGGGTCTTCGACTGACACTTTCCTCCCTCGCGAGCGCCAACTTTGCGACCTCATATCAACTCGGCTCCGTCGGTGTCGTAGACGGATCAATATCCTACCTCTTCTCATCGGTCCCCTTGCGCGTCCACATCACACCGCAATCAGAAAATGTATCCCTTCCAAGCTTGCTACGCTCATATCGACCGCTCACACCACTCTCCATCCGAGATAAAGAATCCCTCCAGACACTACCCGACACCAGCAAACCCGAGTCATCCCTCTTCTACGGCCGACTATACCTCCCACAATCACAACTCGAAGCCCTCGTAGTCAGAAGGCTCTCCCCTGCCCTACAACTCCAACTCAGCGCCGTATCAGCGAAATACCTCCGAGACGGCGGCACAATCCTCGGCCTGGCACAATACGACGTTGGAAGGTATGCTTTCGAAGGACTAGCCTCCTCAGATGGCGGACTCCTCGGCCTAAGAGGCATCTACAACTTCGGAGGGGACGCGCACCCTTCTCCCACTGACGGCACGAACCACGGTGAAAAGGAGCGCATATACGGACGTTTCAGCACCGGCGGCGAGATATACTACGGCACGTTGAATAAATCCGGAGGCATCAGCCTGGGAACCCGCTTCGCCACTCTCCCCACGCACAATGGCACCCCGCTCTCAGCtacgttgacgatgaatcCGCTCATGGGAAACATAGCGGCTAGTTATGCGGTCGTTGCCGGCAAACACTGCAGCTTAGCAACGCGCATGGAGTTCAATGTGTTTAGCTACGAGAGCGCATGGGCTGTAGGCATGGAGCTTTGGAGGAAGCCACTACGGCGGCTGAGTGTCCAGGATAGACCCTGGGAGAAGTACGGGGAGAGAAGTTTCCAGGCAAAACTGGAATGGAGACTGGACGAACCACAGCCTACGCCGGCGCCAGAACCGGACAAGATATTGGCGGTCGAGAAGGGCAAGCGTGAGGAGTATGCTGGCGTTTTGAAGGCGAGGTTGGATCAGAATCTGAGGATTGGCATTCTGTGGGAGGGCAGGGTGAAGAGCTTGCTGTTTAGTTTGGGCAGTGGTATTGATTTGAGAAAGTTGGATAAACCGTTTCGGACGCTGGGGCTGGAGATTCAATTTTCCTCATGAGGAGGTGTGGCTGGGGTCTATGAATGTATGAATACGTATTTGACTTGTATGATAGTTGGGGAGTGTGGTTGCCGGCTGTGTATATGTGTGGTGTCGGTGATGCAGGAGCTCATGGTAAAATATTGTTGAGTTTACATGCGAGGGACCATGAGAAACTATAAGCATGATACTCTAAATCGTTAAACCTTTGCGTTCGTGAATAAAAGCCACTTTCGTTATATGGTTTGCATGCCGACATTGAGAAAGCTGCAGTTGACGTGTGGTTGTATCGTGTTCATACGACATGCAGAGTGTATGAATGAAGTCCGCTGTACAGAATTACGTGCGTATAACTTTGAACATGCCGGCATATATGTCGACGCCTTTATACCTGCAAAAGCTCTGATTTGATCGGACGAATGTCTTGTTCAGAGTTTGGAGGTTTCTGTGTCTATTGACATTTCGGTAGCATCGAACTTCAGACGCGGAACACCTACCAATCACGGGTCACCGGCAAGATGTACTCGAGT
It encodes the following:
- a CDS encoding amidohydrolase family protein (similar to Neosartorya fischeri NRRL 181 XP_001260790.1), whose amino-acid sequence is MGDLTINHDLTVLLNGQIYQSPSNNTHGPTFASCMVIQNGTIQHIGSEQDEAVTTAKESGAAIKDLNGQKVLPGFIDGHLHLLLVGQSLTKVSLDACKNLDDIRSEIKKYAESHPDVSRIFCRGWMHSMTPEGVDATLLDDIDPRPIFVDTKDLHSTWCNSLGLKEIREVMDLKDDAPDPAGGTIQRGKDGKPNGVFNEGAVFQIIWPFVARVASMTEKKEAIQSAFKAFNAVGYTGMIDMAMDETIWEPLVELRNDTGGLQGMRVAAYWLMKPNESLEDVLAQVDRAAELAKQYNAETTPDCRIVGVKVITDGIIDACTASLTEPYCNGENPDSLWPESVLHQLVARAHAAGLQVALHAIGDRTIQMAIDALEKNTDKSRRPRIEHLELASARDAARLGKLGITASIQPVHSDPAILRAWPRLIGHDRCKRAFAYREFLDGGAPLALGSDAPTAPHEPLPNLYVATTRRSYREPELETVINPEFALTVCQAIAGATHGSAYSSFSDQWTGSLKAGLKADFVVCDVDLTPANLVKGVVRETWFEGKQVYQAS
- a CDS encoding small nuclear ribonucleoprotein E (similar to Metarhizium robertsii ARSEF 23 XP_007826607.2), yielding MTGRGGGGGRRVLLPPINMIFKLLQSNATVSVWLYEQLSIRIEGKIRGFDEFMNLVIDDAVEVAQITKTNDKETRRPLGQILLKGDNVSLIQSLSN
- a CDS encoding mitochondrial inheritance component MDM10 (similar to Verticillium alfalfae VaMs.102 XP_003008765.1); translation: MREFMDYVHSAFYEATGWNRDNSYAALNATSDALLDFQTPRGLRLTLSSLASANFATSYQLGSVGVVDGSISYLFSSVPLRVHITPQSENVSLPSLLRSYRPLTPLSIRDKESLQTLPDTSKPESSLFYGRLYLPQSQLEALVVRRLSPALQLQLSAVSAKYLRDGGTILGLAQYDVGRYAFEGLASSDGGLLGLRGIYNFGGDAHPSPTDGTNHGEKERIYGRFSTGGEIYYGTLNKSGGISLGTRFATLPTHNGTPLSATLTMNPLMGNIAASYAVVAGKHCSLATRMEFNVFSYESAWAVGMELWRKPLRRLSVQDRPWEKYGERSFQAKLEWRLDEPQPTPAPEPDKILAVEKGKREEYAGVLKARLDQNLRIGILWEGRVKSLLFSLGSGIDLRKLDKPFRTLGLEIQFSS